A single Limisphaera ngatamarikiensis DNA region contains:
- a CDS encoding family 16 glycoside hydrolase translates to MALAVVTLWWGVHAQEWQPLFNGRDLSGWKVPEPNPFWRVVDGVLVGQNDPALQGSMLWTEKEYGDFDLEFEARWDGEIDSGVMLRKPELQLQIGVSRTLKKDMTGSFYTGGRERYPESGQAREIEKVLKPGQWNKFRLRAEGTRFTVWVNDQKVVEYTDERYKDPAPIGLQIHAGVDMRVEFRNLRIRELPPKPASASG, encoded by the coding sequence GTGGCGCTGGCCGTGGTGACGTTGTGGTGGGGTGTGCACGCGCAGGAGTGGCAACCCTTGTTCAACGGGCGGGATTTGAGCGGTTGGAAGGTACCGGAACCGAATCCATTTTGGCGGGTGGTGGACGGTGTGCTGGTGGGGCAGAATGATCCGGCCCTGCAGGGCAGCATGTTGTGGACGGAGAAGGAGTACGGGGATTTTGACTTGGAGTTTGAGGCGCGGTGGGACGGGGAGATCGACAGTGGCGTGATGTTGCGCAAGCCGGAGTTGCAGCTGCAGATCGGCGTGTCGCGGACGTTGAAGAAGGACATGACCGGTTCGTTCTACACCGGCGGGCGCGAGCGATATCCCGAGTCGGGCCAGGCCAGGGAGATCGAGAAGGTTTTGAAGCCGGGGCAGTGGAACAAGTTTCGGCTGCGGGCTGAAGGCACCCGGTTCACCGTGTGGGTGAATGATCAGAAGGTGGTGGAGTACACGGACGAGCGTTACAAGGACCCGGCTCCGATTGGCCTGCAGATTCACGCCGGGGTGGACATGCGGGTTGAGTTCCGGAATCTGCGAATCCGCGAGTTGCCGCCAAAGCCCGCTTCCGCCTCGGGCTGA
- a CDS encoding metallophosphoesterase produces MSPIAAILCLLHLCPAATSTSEPALVPVGAMWRYRLNQIGTPPPPPEWIQPDFDDSEWAEGRAGFGTNLGDEVTVLAGTNMVSACFRTRFNLDDPSTLRWLLLRIDFHSGYVAWINGREVARRGPLTDPPAWDETVPFRPRPATEEVDLSPFRDVLRAGTNILAVQIHGYLRPAPALAFNAELRAHFSRGPYIQQVGRHSAHILWRTIVPTTARVEYGIRPDPDQTLETTQLTRQHHVILSNLPPATEIYYRIRIRNEDGEAVSPTASFRTAPETGPVRFAVLGDSGSGTLPQLQVASCLATAQVDLVLHTGDLLYPALTHALADLRLMSVYETLMRRVPWYPTPGNHDLYGPDLLQPYFDTFALPTNSATGTSHFYSFDFGHVHFVSLFIPTLAPFRNQQPYQIGPDSPQLQWLADDLARTDRPWRIVFFHSPIVHSGGHRYDDYNYNGIQDRLELQAWLLPILTRHGVQAVFSGHDHSYERLAPIRGLHAFVSGGGGYMLYGLTERDPLSQVFQARFHHLECEVNAETLLVRARDRFGIVFDTVTIPRVSPPTLFWLPGPSAPLRLAWNSAPGENYQIQAAPTPTGPWQSLQTIRADDYETAWPVPLNSPEQAGFYRLLWMR; encoded by the coding sequence GTGAGCCCGATCGCCGCGATCCTTTGCCTGCTGCACCTCTGCCCCGCCGCCACATCCACCTCCGAACCAGCCCTGGTGCCCGTGGGCGCCATGTGGCGATATCGCCTGAATCAGATCGGCACCCCGCCACCTCCCCCTGAATGGATTCAGCCCGATTTCGACGACTCCGAATGGGCCGAGGGCCGCGCCGGTTTTGGCACCAACCTCGGAGACGAAGTCACCGTGCTGGCCGGAACCAACATGGTTTCGGCCTGCTTTCGCACCCGGTTCAACCTCGACGACCCTTCCACCCTTCGATGGCTGCTGCTCCGCATCGATTTCCACAGCGGCTACGTCGCATGGATCAACGGCCGTGAAGTCGCCCGCCGCGGACCCTTAACCGACCCGCCCGCATGGGACGAAACCGTGCCCTTCCGGCCCCGACCCGCCACGGAAGAGGTGGACCTCAGCCCCTTCCGCGATGTCCTCCGCGCCGGTACCAACATCCTGGCGGTCCAAATCCACGGCTACCTCCGACCCGCCCCCGCCCTGGCCTTCAATGCCGAACTCCGCGCCCATTTCAGCCGCGGCCCATACATCCAACAGGTCGGCCGCCATTCGGCCCACATCCTCTGGCGCACCATCGTCCCCACCACCGCCCGCGTCGAATACGGTATCCGGCCCGATCCCGATCAGACCTTGGAAACCACCCAGCTCACCCGACAACACCACGTCATCCTCTCCAACCTCCCGCCGGCCACCGAGATCTATTATCGCATCCGCATCCGTAATGAAGACGGCGAAGCCGTCTCCCCCACCGCCAGCTTCCGCACCGCCCCCGAAACCGGGCCCGTGCGCTTTGCCGTCCTCGGTGATTCCGGTTCGGGCACCCTCCCCCAACTCCAGGTCGCCTCCTGCCTCGCCACCGCCCAGGTCGACCTCGTCCTCCACACCGGCGACCTCCTTTACCCCGCCCTCACCCACGCACTGGCCGACCTCCGTCTCATGAGCGTCTACGAAACCCTGATGCGCCGTGTACCCTGGTACCCCACCCCGGGCAACCACGACCTCTACGGACCCGACCTCCTGCAACCCTACTTCGACACTTTCGCCCTGCCCACCAACTCCGCCACCGGCACCTCGCACTTCTATTCCTTCGACTTCGGCCACGTGCACTTCGTCTCCCTCTTCATCCCCACGCTCGCCCCGTTCCGCAACCAACAACCCTACCAGATCGGACCCGACAGCCCGCAACTCCAGTGGCTCGCCGATGACCTGGCCCGCACCGACCGACCCTGGCGCATCGTCTTTTTCCACTCCCCCATCGTTCATTCCGGCGGGCACCGTTACGATGACTACAATTACAACGGCATCCAGGACCGGCTCGAACTCCAGGCCTGGTTGCTGCCCATCCTGACCCGCCACGGCGTGCAGGCCGTTTTCAGCGGCCACGATCACAGCTACGAACGGCTGGCCCCCATCCGGGGCCTCCACGCGTTCGTCTCCGGTGGTGGCGGCTACATGCTCTACGGTTTGACCGAACGCGATCCGCTCAGCCAGGTCTTCCAGGCCCGGTTCCACCACCTCGAATGCGAGGTCAACGCCGAGACCCTGCTCGTCAGGGCCCGTGACCGTTTCGGAATCGTCTTCGACACCGTGACCATCCCGCGCGTCTCCCCGCCCACCCTCTTCTGGTTGCCCGGCCCCTCGGCCCCACTCCGGCTCGCTTGGAACAGTGCACCCGGCGAAAATTACCAGATTCAGGCCGCCCCCACCCCAACCGGCCCGTGGCAGTCCCTCCAGACCATCCGGGCGGACGATTACGAAACCGCCTGGCCCGTCCCTCTCAACAGCCCGGAACAAGCCGGGTTCTACCGATTACTGTGGATGCGTTGA
- a CDS encoding M16 family metallopeptidase: protein MTMPCRAHRTQPYRCPSGSIRGLWWGVLCCLLWIRVQAQQVPVVEVTLTNGMRLLMVQRHDEPSIAGGWVAHVGSANERPGMTGISHLFEHMMFKGTRTIGTRDPERDLQIIQEQERIREEIRREEAKLRAAWRRGEIDDWRKPENRTPRLRQLEAEFQKLVEEQRRLLVKNEFDRIYTAAGASGMNAFTTEDLTAYFITVPANKLELWMWMESERLLRPVFREFYAERDVVFEERRLRTESTPLGRFEETFNALFWQSHPYLWPVVGWPSDIPAITKAQADEFYATYYTPENITLVLVGDFTTNQAVPLAQQYFGRIPPGNRPPPDVVTEEIPPVAERRMYAEAEANPQVHIAWLTVPFAHKDSYPLDLLAELLSHRTGRLYKGLVLGRQIATQVTASQNSRKWAGNFLITAEAREPHAPEEVEQAIYEELQRIKDEPVPPEELQKVKNNFAANQYRRLTSNFAILVQLLIYDGLGDWREINAAGPKYQAVTAEDIQRVARTYFTREARTVAIYTRKPTGAANTTSQPTPAAQP from the coding sequence ATGACGATGCCTTGCCGTGCTCACCGCACCCAACCTTACCGGTGCCCGTCCGGAAGCATCCGCGGGCTCTGGTGGGGCGTGCTCTGCTGCCTGCTCTGGATCCGGGTCCAAGCCCAGCAGGTCCCGGTCGTCGAGGTCACCCTCACCAACGGAATGCGGCTGCTCATGGTGCAACGACATGATGAACCATCCATCGCCGGGGGGTGGGTCGCCCACGTGGGCAGCGCCAACGAACGACCGGGCATGACCGGGATCAGCCACCTCTTCGAACACATGATGTTCAAGGGGACCCGCACCATCGGCACGCGCGACCCGGAACGAGACCTGCAGATCATCCAGGAACAGGAACGCATCCGTGAAGAAATCCGAAGGGAGGAAGCCAAACTCCGCGCCGCATGGCGCCGCGGCGAAATTGACGACTGGCGAAAACCGGAGAACCGAACACCGCGCCTGCGCCAACTGGAAGCGGAATTCCAAAAACTGGTCGAGGAACAGCGCCGGCTGCTGGTCAAAAACGAATTCGACCGCATCTACACCGCCGCCGGCGCCTCCGGCATGAACGCCTTCACCACCGAAGACCTCACCGCCTACTTCATCACCGTGCCCGCCAACAAACTGGAACTCTGGATGTGGATGGAGTCCGAACGGCTCCTCCGGCCCGTCTTCCGCGAGTTCTATGCCGAACGCGATGTCGTGTTCGAGGAACGGCGGTTGCGGACCGAGTCCACACCGCTGGGCCGGTTCGAGGAAACTTTCAATGCGCTGTTCTGGCAGTCGCATCCCTACCTCTGGCCGGTCGTGGGTTGGCCCTCGGACATCCCGGCCATCACCAAGGCACAGGCCGACGAGTTCTACGCCACCTACTACACCCCCGAAAACATCACCCTGGTGCTGGTGGGCGATTTCACCACCAACCAGGCCGTGCCCCTGGCCCAGCAGTACTTCGGCCGCATCCCACCCGGAAACCGCCCGCCGCCGGACGTCGTCACCGAAGAGATCCCGCCCGTGGCCGAACGCCGCATGTACGCCGAAGCCGAGGCCAATCCCCAGGTCCATATCGCCTGGCTCACCGTCCCGTTCGCACACAAGGATTCCTATCCCCTGGACCTGCTGGCCGAGCTGCTCTCACACCGCACCGGCCGGCTCTACAAGGGCCTCGTGCTGGGACGGCAAATCGCCACCCAGGTCACTGCCAGCCAGAACTCCCGAAAATGGGCCGGCAACTTCCTCATCACCGCGGAAGCCCGTGAACCCCACGCACCCGAAGAGGTGGAACAGGCCATCTACGAGGAACTCCAGCGCATCAAAGATGAACCGGTCCCGCCGGAAGAACTGCAGAAGGTCAAAAACAACTTCGCCGCCAACCAATACCGCCGGCTCACCTCCAACTTCGCCATCCTCGTCCAACTGCTGATCTACGATGGCCTGGGCGATTGGCGCGAAATCAATGCCGCAGGTCCCAAATACCAGGCCGTTACCGCCGAAGACATCCAACGGGTCGCACGCACCTACTTTACCAGGGAGGCGCGGACCGTGGCCATCTACACGCGCAAACCCACCGGCGCCGCCAACACCACCTCGCAACCCACACCCGCTGCCCAACCATGA
- a CDS encoding M16 family metallopeptidase: MKPDRRRPSHPQEVPMPRSTPPHPPGKPPAGPTRSARWMRVWQGLWLTVVPNLCLAAAGDIPDRPEQLQFPPLQYEPPDPAAHRVVLRSGPVAYVIPDRELPLVNLVVLVRAGAYLDPPGQEGLADLTGYLLARGGTRSWAADDLEERLAFLAALLNSSLGDTQGAVSLNWLSKDMDEGLQLLREVLAHPRFQEDKLALRKQQLLQAMKQRNDHPASIEAREIGFLAHGDAFWANRLPTAASLDRIRREDLIRFHRQWFHPSNFVVAASGDFDRDAFIGKLEALFADWPFTGPPAPPVPTNTTFAPPGTYIVPKDINQGRVSLLLPGVTRDHPDFFPLMIMNDVLGGGGFTSRIVNRVRSDEGLAYAAGSSLPGGVHYPQPFRAAFQTKSRTVPYAISIVLDELKRIQTEPISNDELHTSQRAFIDSFPRRFATKAQTAQLFAQDELTGRYAREPDYWKRFRDRIAAVTRDDVLRVARQHLPLNRLVILIVGNKDEILLGHPDHPVSLFDLSPGPVIEWPLRDPLTLQPLGEPKPITPGRN; encoded by the coding sequence ATGAAACCTGATCGCCGCCGTCCCTCCCACCCGCAGGAGGTTCCCATGCCCCGCTCAACGCCCCCACACCCGCCCGGCAAACCTCCAGCCGGCCCCACCCGGTCCGCCCGCTGGATGCGAGTCTGGCAGGGGCTGTGGCTGACGGTCGTGCCCAACCTTTGCCTGGCAGCCGCCGGTGACATCCCGGATCGACCCGAACAACTTCAGTTCCCCCCGCTCCAATATGAGCCACCGGACCCGGCCGCCCACCGGGTGGTGCTGCGCTCGGGGCCCGTCGCCTACGTGATCCCGGACCGCGAACTGCCACTCGTCAACCTCGTGGTCCTGGTCCGCGCCGGCGCCTACCTCGACCCACCCGGCCAGGAGGGGTTGGCAGACCTGACCGGTTACCTGCTGGCCCGGGGCGGCACCCGCTCGTGGGCAGCCGATGATTTGGAGGAACGCCTGGCCTTCCTGGCCGCACTCTTGAATTCCTCCCTGGGCGACACCCAGGGTGCCGTGAGCCTGAACTGGCTCTCCAAGGACATGGACGAGGGATTGCAACTGCTCCGCGAGGTCCTGGCCCACCCCCGCTTCCAGGAGGACAAACTCGCCCTGCGCAAGCAGCAACTGCTCCAGGCCATGAAACAACGCAACGATCACCCGGCCTCCATCGAGGCACGCGAGATCGGTTTCCTGGCCCATGGCGATGCGTTCTGGGCCAACCGCCTGCCCACCGCCGCCTCGCTCGATCGCATCCGACGCGAAGACCTCATCCGCTTCCATCGCCAATGGTTTCATCCATCCAACTTCGTCGTGGCGGCCAGCGGCGACTTCGATCGCGACGCCTTCATTGGCAAACTGGAGGCGCTCTTTGCCGACTGGCCCTTCACCGGACCGCCCGCCCCGCCCGTGCCCACCAACACCACCTTCGCCCCACCGGGAACCTACATCGTCCCCAAGGACATCAACCAGGGCCGCGTCTCCCTGCTCCTGCCGGGCGTGACCCGCGATCACCCGGATTTCTTCCCGCTCATGATCATGAACGATGTCCTCGGCGGCGGCGGGTTCACCTCCCGAATCGTCAACCGGGTGCGGTCCGATGAGGGCCTGGCCTACGCGGCAGGCTCCTCCCTGCCCGGCGGCGTCCACTACCCCCAGCCCTTCCGCGCCGCCTTCCAGACCAAATCGCGCACCGTCCCGTACGCCATCTCCATCGTGCTGGACGAACTCAAACGCATCCAAACCGAACCGATCTCGAACGATGAACTCCACACCTCCCAACGTGCCTTCATCGACAGCTTCCCGCGCCGCTTCGCCACCAAAGCTCAAACCGCCCAGCTGTTCGCCCAGGACGAACTGACCGGCCGCTACGCCCGGGAACCCGACTACTGGAAACGGTTCCGCGACCGCATCGCCGCCGTCACCCGCGACGACGTCCTCCGCGTGGCACGTCAGCACCTGCCCCTCAACCGCCTCGTCATCCTGATCGTCGGGAACAAGGACGAAATCCTGCTCGGCCATCCCGATCACCCGGTCAGCTTGTTTGATCTCTCGCCCGGCCCGGTCATCGAATGGCCGCTGCGGGATCCCCTCACGCTCCAGCCGCTGGGCGAGCCCAAACCCATCACCCCGGGCCGCAACTGA
- a CDS encoding ClcB-like voltage-gated chloride channel protein: protein MNGRQTPGMLVRRLPRMLEVLWRRYWRRALQWRERVAPSDETVHLLLAAGVGVIGGLVNLAFHGAIELVRHAVVHRPGDPVEVAELMGPWERVLTPALGGLVAGLILHWGLRWVRARGTTNLLEAVVAGDGRLPFRPSMVRACSSLVSIATGASIGREGGITQLSAMLASKWGQWFEWPPYRLRLLVGCGAAAGIAAAYNAPISGAVFAAWIVLGNFSMLMFAPLVVSAVVASVLSRSFFGIAPWYEVPAVEFTRLGQLPWFLVLGGLCGATGALFLKLLRYAEDQFRRLPWPLYGRMALGGLLVGLIALGYPGVCGNGYLVTNRILHGEFDRLTASWVSGHLGGEGWGLLFLIGLFSAKLLATAVTVGSGAVGGVFTPTLFVGAAVGAAFGLTLHLAGVGEELPLSSYAVVGMGSVLAATTRSPLLAMVLVFEISLNYSIMPPLMLGCAVATLVAGRLHPDSVYTESLRARGLEAATEVTLDRRVGDLMREPVPPVRETATLQEMAQRFLTRANNFLPVVDGENRLVGVVALHDLKPFLNAGEELRAVIAYDVMRPPPPCLTPNQTLFEALPVVLRSEQQHIPVVKSASDPRLVGALVRAEVLGLVSEAMARSSEAHLAPTGDGRR, encoded by the coding sequence GTGAACGGAAGGCAAACGCCCGGCATGCTGGTGCGGCGGCTGCCACGGATGTTGGAGGTTCTGTGGCGCCGTTATTGGCGGCGTGCGTTGCAGTGGCGGGAGCGGGTGGCGCCCAGCGACGAGACGGTTCATTTGTTGCTGGCGGCGGGTGTGGGGGTGATCGGCGGGCTGGTGAATCTCGCGTTTCACGGGGCGATCGAGCTGGTGCGGCATGCGGTGGTGCATCGGCCGGGGGATCCGGTGGAGGTGGCGGAGCTGATGGGTCCGTGGGAGCGGGTGTTGACGCCGGCGTTGGGCGGGTTGGTGGCGGGGCTGATTTTGCACTGGGGATTGCGATGGGTGCGGGCCCGGGGGACGACGAATCTGTTGGAGGCGGTGGTGGCCGGGGATGGGCGGTTGCCGTTCCGGCCGAGCATGGTTCGAGCGTGTTCGTCGCTGGTGAGCATAGCGACCGGGGCATCGATCGGGCGGGAAGGGGGTATCACGCAACTGTCGGCGATGCTGGCTTCGAAGTGGGGGCAGTGGTTTGAGTGGCCGCCATACCGGCTGCGGTTGTTGGTGGGGTGTGGTGCGGCGGCGGGGATTGCGGCGGCGTACAACGCGCCGATTTCGGGTGCGGTGTTTGCGGCGTGGATTGTGTTGGGGAACTTCTCGATGTTGATGTTTGCCCCGCTGGTGGTGTCTGCGGTGGTGGCCAGTGTATTGTCGCGCAGTTTTTTCGGGATTGCGCCGTGGTACGAGGTGCCGGCGGTGGAATTCACGCGGTTGGGTCAGTTGCCGTGGTTCCTGGTGTTGGGCGGCTTGTGCGGGGCGACGGGTGCGTTGTTTTTGAAGCTGCTGCGGTACGCGGAGGATCAGTTTCGCCGGCTGCCGTGGCCGTTGTACGGGCGGATGGCGCTGGGGGGGCTGCTGGTGGGTTTGATCGCCCTGGGTTATCCGGGGGTATGCGGCAACGGATATCTGGTGACGAACCGGATTTTGCACGGGGAGTTTGACCGGCTGACAGCCTCGTGGGTCAGCGGTCACCTTGGCGGGGAGGGGTGGGGATTGCTGTTTTTGATCGGCTTGTTTTCGGCCAAGCTGTTGGCCACGGCGGTGACGGTGGGGTCGGGCGCGGTGGGGGGCGTGTTTACGCCCACGTTGTTTGTGGGTGCGGCCGTGGGGGCGGCGTTTGGGTTGACGCTCCACCTGGCGGGGGTGGGGGAAGAACTACCGCTGAGCAGCTATGCGGTGGTGGGGATGGGGAGCGTATTGGCGGCCACGACGCGGTCGCCGCTGCTGGCGATGGTGCTGGTGTTTGAGATTTCGTTGAATTACTCGATCATGCCGCCGTTGATGCTGGGCTGTGCGGTGGCGACGCTGGTGGCGGGGCGATTGCATCCGGACTCCGTGTACACGGAGAGCTTGCGGGCGCGGGGGCTGGAAGCGGCCACCGAGGTGACGTTGGACCGGCGGGTGGGGGATCTGATGCGGGAGCCGGTGCCGCCGGTGCGGGAGACGGCCACGTTGCAGGAGATGGCGCAGCGGTTTTTAACCCGTGCCAACAATTTCCTGCCGGTGGTGGACGGGGAGAATCGGCTCGTGGGGGTGGTGGCTCTGCACGATCTGAAGCCGTTTTTGAATGCCGGCGAGGAGTTGCGGGCGGTGATCGCGTACGATGTGATGCGCCCGCCGCCGCCGTGTCTGACGCCGAACCAGACCCTGTTTGAGGCGCTGCCGGTGGTGCTGCGGAGTGAGCAACAACACATTCCGGTGGTCAAGAGCGCGTCGGATCCGCGTTTGGTGGGGGCGCTGGTGCGGGCAGAGGTGCTGGGCCTGGTGTCGGAGGCCATGGCCCGCAGCAGCGAGGCACACCTGGCGCCGACCGGGGACGGGCGCCGGTGA
- the gltA gene encoding NADPH-dependent glutamate synthase, protein MSNPLPPRERMKLPRQKMPEQEPEERRQNFAEVNLGLDEALARREALRCLECASPRCTQGCPVGVKVREFIQLVLEGDYLGAAAKIREDNVLPAITGRVCPQEHQCEGSCILGRRGEPVGIGYLERFVADYERAHGGPALPAPAPPTGKRVAIVGSGPAGLSAAGDLVRLGHEVVVLEALHEIGGVLVYGIPEFRLPKEIVRQEVENLKRMGVEFRTNVVVGKTVTLDELLGEEGFDAVFVATGAGLPVFLNIPGEHLCGVYSANEFLTRVNLMKAYRDDYDEPVFDCRGRDVVVIGGGNTAMDAVRTALRLGAATATIVYRRSEAEMPARLEEVKHAREEGVRFQFLTSPVEFLDDGRGWLEGLRCVRMALGEPDASGRRRPVPVPGSEFVIPARMAVIAVGNRGNPLVQSTTPDLETTPEGYIKADPVTLKTSKRGVFAGGDIVTGGATVILAMGAGRRAARAIDEYLRTGVW, encoded by the coding sequence ATGAGCAATCCCCTTCCGCCCCGGGAAAGGATGAAACTGCCCCGGCAGAAGATGCCGGAGCAGGAGCCCGAGGAACGGCGACAGAACTTTGCGGAGGTGAACCTGGGGCTGGACGAGGCCCTGGCGCGGCGCGAGGCGCTGCGGTGTCTGGAATGCGCAAGTCCGCGCTGTACGCAGGGTTGTCCGGTGGGGGTGAAGGTCCGGGAGTTCATCCAGCTGGTTTTGGAGGGTGACTATCTGGGTGCGGCGGCGAAGATTCGCGAGGACAACGTGTTGCCGGCCATTACGGGTCGGGTATGTCCCCAGGAGCATCAGTGTGAGGGCAGCTGCATTTTGGGCAGGCGGGGCGAACCGGTCGGCATCGGTTACCTGGAGCGGTTTGTGGCAGATTACGAGCGGGCGCATGGGGGGCCGGCGCTGCCGGCGCCGGCGCCGCCCACGGGCAAGCGGGTGGCGATCGTGGGCAGCGGTCCGGCCGGGCTGAGTGCGGCGGGCGATCTGGTGCGACTGGGGCACGAGGTGGTGGTGCTGGAGGCGCTGCACGAGATCGGCGGGGTCCTGGTTTACGGGATTCCGGAGTTTCGGCTGCCCAAGGAGATCGTGCGACAGGAGGTGGAGAATCTGAAGCGGATGGGCGTGGAGTTCCGGACCAACGTGGTGGTGGGCAAGACGGTCACGCTGGACGAGTTGTTGGGCGAGGAGGGGTTCGATGCGGTGTTTGTGGCCACGGGGGCCGGTCTGCCGGTTTTCCTGAACATACCGGGGGAACACCTTTGCGGGGTGTACTCGGCCAATGAGTTTCTGACGCGGGTCAATTTGATGAAGGCGTATCGGGACGATTACGACGAGCCGGTGTTTGACTGTCGGGGCAGGGACGTGGTGGTGATCGGCGGCGGCAACACCGCGATGGATGCCGTGCGCACGGCGCTGCGGTTGGGCGCGGCCACGGCCACGATCGTGTACCGACGTTCCGAGGCCGAGATGCCGGCGCGGCTTGAGGAGGTCAAGCATGCCCGGGAGGAGGGGGTTCGGTTCCAGTTCCTGACCAGTCCGGTGGAGTTTCTGGATGACGGGCGGGGATGGCTTGAAGGGTTGCGTTGCGTTCGGATGGCACTGGGTGAGCCGGATGCATCGGGCCGGCGTCGGCCCGTGCCGGTGCCGGGTTCGGAATTCGTAATTCCGGCCAGGATGGCAGTGATCGCGGTGGGCAATCGGGGGAACCCGCTGGTTCAATCCACCACACCCGACCTGGAGACCACGCCCGAGGGTTACATCAAGGCGGATCCCGTGACGCTGAAGACCTCGAAACGGGGTGTGTTTGCCGGGGGCGACATTGTGACGGGCGGGGCGACGGTAATCCTGGCGATGGGAGCCGGTCGGCGCGCGGCCCGGGCGATTGATGAGTATTTGAGGACGGGCGTCTGGTAG
- the amrS gene encoding AmmeMemoRadiSam system radical SAM enzyme: protein MKATREAETLKEEESRRPAGVADETLADLLDRYTVRGELWRAEEGGRIRCVACGHRCLLPPGRRGICKVRFHRDGELRVPFGYVAGVASDPIEKKPFFHVLPGTDALTFGMLGCDFHCSYCQNWITSQALRDPAAGAPIQPVTPEQLVSAAVRTGARSVISSYNEPLITAEWAVAVFRKARERDLLCGFVSNGNATPEALDYLQPWIRCYKVDLKTFDDRRYRSLGGTLAHVLDTIRAVHARGLWLEVVTLVVPGWNDSTEELRDIARFLVSVSPDIPWHVTAFHPDYQMTGPRATTAADLIRAAEIGAAEGLHFVYAGNLPGRVGPWEDTRCPGCGHTVVARTGYVVERYEVTSEGACPKCGQRIPGIWHKEPVELSVSGWRLPRPVQL from the coding sequence ATGAAGGCAACCCGCGAAGCGGAGACGCTCAAGGAAGAAGAATCGCGCCGGCCGGCCGGAGTGGCGGATGAGACCCTGGCCGATTTGCTGGACCGGTACACGGTTCGGGGTGAACTCTGGCGGGCCGAGGAGGGGGGCAGGATTCGTTGTGTGGCGTGCGGGCACCGTTGTTTGCTCCCGCCGGGTCGGCGCGGGATCTGCAAGGTGCGTTTCCATCGGGACGGTGAGTTGCGGGTACCGTTTGGTTATGTGGCGGGGGTGGCGAGTGATCCGATTGAGAAGAAGCCGTTTTTCCATGTGTTGCCGGGGACGGACGCGCTGACGTTCGGGATGCTCGGGTGCGACTTTCACTGTTCGTATTGTCAGAACTGGATTACGAGCCAGGCGTTGCGCGATCCGGCGGCCGGCGCCCCGATCCAGCCGGTGACACCGGAACAGCTGGTGTCGGCGGCGGTGCGGACCGGGGCGCGGTCGGTGATCTCCAGCTATAACGAGCCGTTGATTACGGCGGAGTGGGCCGTGGCGGTGTTTCGGAAGGCGCGTGAGCGGGACCTGCTGTGTGGATTTGTTTCCAACGGCAATGCCACACCGGAGGCGCTGGATTACCTGCAGCCGTGGATCCGGTGTTACAAGGTGGATTTGAAGACGTTTGACGACCGGCGGTACCGGTCGCTGGGCGGCACCCTGGCGCATGTGCTCGACACGATTCGTGCCGTGCACGCACGGGGTTTGTGGCTGGAAGTGGTGACGCTGGTGGTGCCGGGCTGGAACGACAGTACGGAGGAGTTGCGGGACATTGCGCGGTTTTTGGTGTCGGTGAGTCCGGACATTCCGTGGCATGTGACGGCGTTTCATCCGGACTATCAGATGACGGGGCCGCGGGCGACGACGGCGGCGGACCTGATTCGTGCGGCGGAGATCGGTGCGGCGGAGGGGCTGCACTTTGTGTATGCGGGGAATCTGCCGGGCCGGGTGGGGCCGTGGGAGGACACGCGGTGTCCGGGCTGCGGACACACGGTGGTGGCGCGGACGGGTTACGTGGTGGAACGGTACGAGGTGACGTCCGAGGGGGCATGTCCGAAGTGCGGGCAACGGATCCCGGGCATCTGGCACAAGGAGCCGGTGGAGTTGTCGGTGTCGGGGTGGCGTCTGCCGCGGCCGGTGCAGTTGTAG